In one Actinomyces trachealis genomic region, the following are encoded:
- the aroA gene encoding 3-phosphoshikimate 1-carboxyvinyltransferase — translation MTREAPSVPSIGTASPDGAGSPDTPGTPASPAPTAWAAPAAPGPLDAVVELPGSKSLTARALVLAALADSPSTLRGALRSRDTDLMLEALHVLGVGSEVLDESGSSLRILPTTEPPPVTAPAGDPPQVDCGLAGTVMRFVPPLAALAQAPVIFDGDEAARLRPLGPVLDALAALGAAVSELGAPGHLPVRVGPGSGALLRPADPTNPTAPHRVSIDASQSSQFLSALLLVGALLPGGLEITPTGPVPSLPHIHMTVESLRERGIVVDEPSPQAPEGARSWRVHPGRPRGGEVQIEPDLSNAGPFLAAALVAGGSVTVPHWPAHTTQAGDAWRELLPRLGGTVTTTVQPDGALRLTAHGTGRLTGIDADFSAVGELAPTVAALATLASAQGHPSRLRGITHLRGHETNRLTALVTEINRLGGRARETADGLKIAALPAGTRLHPTCLRAYADHRLATFAAVIGLAVPGTRLDDVACTAKTLPGFPVLWEKLLPSTAAEVTDSWASAPAPAATRTTQEAS, via the coding sequence GTGACACGCGAGGCCCCCTCCGTCCCCAGTATCGGGACTGCCAGCCCAGACGGCGCAGGCAGCCCCGATACTCCCGGAACCCCAGCCAGCCCCGCCCCCACCGCCTGGGCCGCCCCCGCCGCCCCTGGGCCGCTCGACGCCGTCGTGGAGCTGCCGGGCTCCAAGTCACTGACCGCCCGGGCCCTGGTGCTCGCCGCCCTCGCCGATTCCCCATCCACCCTGCGGGGTGCCCTACGCTCCCGGGACACCGACCTGATGCTGGAAGCCCTGCACGTGCTCGGCGTCGGTTCCGAGGTGCTGGACGAGTCCGGCAGCAGCCTGCGGATCCTCCCCACCACCGAGCCCCCGCCCGTCACGGCCCCGGCTGGCGACCCACCCCAGGTCGACTGCGGCCTAGCGGGCACCGTCATGCGCTTCGTGCCGCCACTGGCCGCCCTGGCCCAAGCGCCTGTGATCTTCGACGGCGACGAGGCCGCCCGCCTGCGCCCCCTGGGCCCGGTCCTGGACGCCCTGGCCGCCCTTGGGGCTGCCGTCAGCGAGCTGGGTGCCCCCGGCCACCTGCCGGTGCGCGTGGGGCCAGGCAGCGGGGCCCTCCTGCGTCCTGCCGACCCCACCAACCCCACCGCCCCGCACCGGGTGAGCATCGACGCCTCCCAGTCCTCCCAGTTCCTCTCCGCCCTCCTGCTCGTAGGGGCCCTGCTGCCCGGCGGCCTGGAGATCACCCCCACCGGGCCGGTCCCCTCATTGCCCCACATCCACATGACGGTGGAGAGCCTGCGCGAGCGCGGAATCGTCGTCGACGAGCCATCCCCGCAGGCCCCCGAGGGCGCACGCAGCTGGCGGGTCCACCCGGGGCGCCCCCGCGGCGGGGAGGTGCAGATCGAGCCGGACCTGTCCAACGCTGGCCCCTTCCTGGCGGCGGCCCTGGTGGCGGGCGGCAGCGTCACCGTGCCGCACTGGCCCGCACACACCACGCAGGCCGGGGACGCCTGGCGGGAGCTCCTGCCCCGGCTGGGCGGCACCGTCACCACCACCGTGCAGCCCGACGGTGCGCTGCGGCTCACCGCCCACGGCACGGGACGGCTCACGGGGATCGACGCGGACTTCTCCGCCGTCGGGGAGCTGGCCCCCACCGTCGCGGCGCTGGCCACCCTGGCCTCCGCGCAGGGGCACCCCAGCCGCCTGCGCGGTATCACGCACCTGCGCGGGCACGAGACCAACCGCCTGACCGCCCTGGTCACTGAGATCAACCGCCTGGGCGGCCGCGCCCGCGAGACCGCCGACGGCCTGAAGATCGCCGCCCTGCCCGCCGGGACACGCCTGCACCCCACCTGCCTGCGCGCCTACGCCGACCACCGCCTGGCCACCTTCGCGGCGGTTATCGGCCTAGCGGTGCCCGGCACCAGGCTCGACGACGTCGCCTGCACCGCCAAGACCCTCCCCGGCTTCCCCGTCCTGTGGGAGAAGCTGCTCCCCAGCACCGCCGCGGAGGTAACCGACAGTTGGGCGTCCGCCCCCGCCCCAGCCGCCACCCGCACGACCCAGGAGGCCAGTTGA
- the rsgA gene encoding ribosome small subunit-dependent GTPase A, with protein sequence MARRDTGTDDPRVRVRPGKGSRPRTKQRPTHKDAVTGMVTRIDRGHYRIRLDDPRLTADGSGDITAMKARELGRGKIVVGDRVAVVGDTSGRKDTLSRLVRIEERATLLRRSAEDGDAADTERPVVANAQLLVIVTAVADPEPRPRMIDRYLVAAYDAGMEPLLVLTKTDLAAPSALLALYEPLGVRALLTRLDPASSSTASRAGEGVQAVREAVARRTSVLVGHSGVGKSTLINALVPGAERMTGHVNEVTGRGRHTSTNLQALELPGGGWVIDTPGVRSFGVSHVSSADVLRGFPDLAAQAQDCPRGCTHEAGVLDCALDQWASETGSVSTTSAVTIKDDADAPTSSPLAQRRARLESFRRLLAPSLEAEDPVPSSHRHQGA encoded by the coding sequence ATGGCCCGCCGCGACACCGGCACCGACGACCCCCGGGTGCGTGTGCGCCCCGGCAAAGGCTCACGCCCCCGCACCAAGCAGCGCCCCACCCACAAGGACGCCGTCACCGGCATGGTCACCCGCATCGACCGGGGCCACTACCGCATCCGCCTGGACGACCCCCGCCTCACCGCGGACGGCAGCGGCGACATCACCGCCATGAAGGCCCGCGAGCTAGGGCGCGGCAAGATCGTGGTCGGGGACCGGGTGGCCGTGGTGGGAGACACCAGCGGCCGCAAGGACACCCTGTCCCGCCTGGTGCGGATCGAGGAGCGCGCCACCCTGCTGCGGCGCAGCGCCGAGGACGGCGACGCCGCCGACACCGAGCGGCCCGTGGTCGCCAATGCACAGCTGCTGGTGATCGTCACCGCCGTAGCCGACCCCGAGCCCCGCCCCCGCATGATCGACCGCTACCTGGTGGCCGCCTACGACGCAGGCATGGAGCCGCTGCTGGTGCTGACCAAAACGGACCTGGCGGCCCCCTCCGCGCTGCTGGCCCTCTACGAGCCCCTGGGGGTGCGGGCCCTGCTGACCCGCCTGGACCCAGCCTCCAGCAGCACGGCCTCCCGGGCCGGTGAGGGAGTCCAGGCCGTGCGGGAGGCGGTGGCCAGGCGCACCTCCGTGCTCGTGGGGCACTCCGGGGTGGGCAAGTCCACGCTTATCAACGCCCTGGTGCCGGGGGCGGAGCGCATGACCGGGCACGTCAACGAAGTCACGGGCCGGGGGCGCCACACCTCCACCAACCTGCAGGCCCTAGAACTGCCGGGGGGTGGCTGGGTGATCGACACCCCCGGCGTGCGCTCCTTCGGGGTGTCGCACGTCTCCAGCGCGGACGTGTTGCGTGGTTTCCCGGACCTGGCGGCCCAGGCGCAGGACTGCCCCCGCGGCTGCACGCACGAGGCCGGGGTGCTCGACTGCGCCCTGGACCAGTGGGCCAGTGAGACCGGCAGCGTCTCCACCACCTCCGCCGTCACCATTAAGGACGATGCCGACGCACCCACCTCCTCCCCCCTGGCCCAGCGGCGCGCACGGCTGGAGTCTTTCCGTCGTCTCCTAGCCCCCTCCCTGGAGGCAGAGGACCCGGTGCCAAGCTCACACCGCCACCAAGGTGCCTGA
- a CDS encoding GNAT family N-acetyltransferase: protein MTETIRQAGPVDLLPLASLLTEVFSADPLMQAITGPAPDPLAALRHLLDFELTGHYLSPKAPTTVDVVTDHTGRILAAALWDNPIRVGAKPAGPLGIGGEPGSVPAGIDHAIMGPAWDLCLLDGRLCETVRPLAPHWHLQMIAVAPSLQGLGLGSRLLTHGLARADAEALPAHLESTTPKSKRLYERHGFQEVAELGPCDPLPRYWALIRPASPAP, encoded by the coding sequence GTGACTGAGACGATCCGGCAGGCTGGCCCCGTGGACCTGCTGCCCCTGGCCTCCCTGCTTACCGAGGTTTTCAGCGCTGATCCGCTCATGCAGGCCATCACCGGTCCAGCCCCAGACCCGCTGGCGGCCCTACGGCATCTGCTCGACTTTGAACTCACCGGCCACTACCTCTCCCCCAAGGCCCCCACTACCGTGGACGTCGTCACCGACCACACGGGCCGTATCCTGGCCGCCGCCCTGTGGGACAACCCCATCCGCGTCGGTGCCAAACCCGCTGGCCCGCTAGGAATCGGCGGAGAGCCAGGCAGTGTTCCTGCGGGCATTGACCACGCGATCATGGGCCCCGCCTGGGACCTGTGTCTGCTTGACGGACGCCTGTGTGAAACCGTCCGCCCCCTCGCCCCGCATTGGCATCTCCAGATGATCGCGGTCGCACCCAGCCTGCAGGGCTTGGGTCTTGGCTCACGACTCCTCACGCACGGCCTAGCCCGCGCCGACGCCGAAGCCTTGCCTGCGCACCTGGAGTCCACCACCCCTAAATCCAAGCGCCTCTACGAGCGTCACGGCTTCCAGGAGGTGGCGGAGCTGGGCCCGTGTGACCCATTGCCGCGCTACTGGGCGCTTATCCGGCCAGCCTCACCTGCCCCGTAA
- a CDS encoding efflux RND transporter periplasmic adaptor subunit, whose translation MKRYVLPTFKVLLALIATVALVKIAFFPSTGNSATADLKPGFEVTTPTATITTGDITNTVDVAGQIVEDAAVDAKTSFTGTVDSFAVAKEATVAEGSPLIYLKKVEPQEPIVDTGAEGKPTSTKVPDKVTWSTVFAPAAGVVHFSVIENQEVTVGTVVATISPGTYSATGNISPAQQYRLTNAPTEALVTIQNGPAPFSCKNLKIGTKANTSTTTSGDGSTTTSTGDGTRVEVRCSVPTDQKVFPGLTATIGISSGSASGTLMAPVTAVEGSVGSGSVWVLSDPANPESAVKTPVTLGITDGINIQITEGVKDGDTILQFVPGKDVKRTGKPNTCEPDGSVCYDEKGEEIP comes from the coding sequence TTGAAGCGTTACGTCCTGCCCACTTTCAAGGTGCTACTTGCGTTGATAGCCACAGTTGCCTTGGTGAAGATCGCGTTCTTCCCCTCCACCGGCAACTCAGCCACCGCAGACCTCAAACCTGGTTTCGAGGTAACCACCCCCACAGCCACGATCACCACTGGGGACATCACCAACACCGTGGACGTGGCTGGGCAGATCGTGGAGGACGCGGCGGTGGATGCCAAGACCTCCTTCACCGGCACCGTTGACTCCTTCGCGGTGGCCAAGGAGGCCACAGTGGCAGAGGGCTCCCCCCTTATCTACTTGAAGAAGGTGGAGCCACAGGAGCCAATCGTCGACACAGGTGCGGAAGGCAAGCCCACCAGTACCAAGGTGCCGGACAAAGTCACTTGGTCCACGGTCTTCGCCCCAGCCGCTGGCGTGGTGCACTTCTCCGTGATTGAGAACCAGGAGGTCACGGTAGGTACCGTAGTCGCCACGATCTCACCAGGGACCTACTCAGCCACGGGCAATATCTCCCCCGCCCAGCAGTACCGACTCACCAACGCACCCACGGAAGCGCTAGTCACCATCCAGAACGGCCCCGCGCCCTTCTCATGCAAGAATCTGAAGATCGGCACCAAAGCGAACACCTCCACCACCACCAGTGGTGACGGTTCCACCACCACCTCCACCGGGGATGGCACCCGCGTCGAGGTTCGCTGCTCCGTACCCACTGACCAGAAGGTGTTTCCTGGCCTAACCGCCACCATCGGGATCTCATCTGGTTCTGCCTCCGGTACTCTCATGGCTCCAGTGACGGCCGTGGAGGGGAGCGTGGGCTCCGGCTCCGTCTGGGTGCTCTCCGACCCCGCCAACCCCGAATCAGCTGTCAAAACACCTGTCACCCTGGGGATAACGGACGGCATCAACATCCAGATCACCGAGGGTGTGAAAGACGGGGACACGATCTTGCAGTTCGTGCCCGGCAAGGACGTCAAGCGCACCGGCAAACCCAACACCTGCGAACCAGACGGTTCTGTCTGCTACGACGAAAAGGGTGAGGAGATCCCGTGA